The nucleotide sequence AAGATTAAACATACCTGTTGTTTGTTCGTCAGGTAATGATTGTAGCAGTATAATGAAGTTGTAACACCTCGGTCTAATAGATATAATAAATCTATTAGAGAAAGAGGGATAACGATGAATAGGTATTATGAAGAAGAATTCAAAAACAAAATTGTTCGCCTTCATCTTGAAGAAGGACGTACTTTAAAAAGCTTATCTGAGGAATATGGAGTTTCTAAATCAGGTATTTCAATATGGATAAAAGCTTATCGTGAAGAATGCTCAACAAACCATGAATTAAAAGAAG is from Oxobacter pfennigii and encodes:
- a CDS encoding transposase, which gives rise to MNRYYEEEFKNKIVRLHLEEGRTLKSLSEEYGVSKSGISIWIKAYREECSTNHELKE